CGGCTCTTTGGAGCACCTCCCCGGCCTCCTCGGTCGTGAAACGCTCATCCACATACTCGACTTTCAGGCCTGTTTCAGCCTCAAGCGCCCTGCCGAACTTCATTACTTTTGGATAGATAGTCCCCTGACTGCCGTCAAGCCTTAAAGGGAGGCCGAGAATT
This Nitrospinota bacterium DNA region includes the following protein-coding sequences:
- the ruvX gene encoding Holliday junction resolvase RuvX encodes the protein ILGLPLRLDGSQGTIYPKVMKFGRALEAETGLKVEYVDERFTTEEAGEVLQRAGVPGKKRGKLIDIMAAQLILQRYLDTFSSAGE